In Streptomyces sclerotialus, the DNA window GTTCCCCGGCGAAGTAGGCGGCCAGTTCGGTGTACGGACCGGCCTCGGCGATCTCCACGGCGCGCCGGATGTGGGCCATGAACGGCACGCGTACCAGCGCGGCGGCGAGCCCGGGCACCAGCCCCGCCACCGCCAGCGCCTGTGCGCCGCCCTGGCTGTTGCCCTCCACGACGATGCGGTCCGGGTCCACCGCCGGGTGCTCGCGGGCCGCCTCCACGGCCCGTACGGCGTCCGTGTAGAGCCGCCGGAAGTAGCACTCGTCGGGGTCCAGGACTCCGCGCGTCATCATCCCGCCCACGGACGGGTTGGCGGAGCCCACGGGGTCGGGGGTGTCGCCGGACCGGTTCGGGCCGGTCTGGCCCCGGGGGTCCATCACGAGGGTGGCGTACCCGGCGGCCGGCCACAGCAGCCAGTCGTGCGGCAGGCTGCGCCCGCCCCCGTAGCCCAGGTACCGCACGACACACGGGAGCGGCCGCGCCGCGCCGCGCGGCACCAGGAACCAGCCGCGGATGCGGTGCCCGCCGAAACCGGAGAACTCCAGGTCGTAGGTGTCGAGCAGGGCCAGGCCCACATCGACCGGGGTGAAGCGCACATCGAGCGGGAAGGTGCGCGTCTCCTTGAGGGTGCGCTGCCAGAAGGCGTCGAAGCCGGCCGGCTCGGGCCGGTCGGGACGGTAGGTACGCAGGTCTTCGAGGGGCATGTCGACGAACACCGGCGGTCTCCTGAGGCTCGGGGAAATCCGATCACCGGACACCATGCCCCGGCGGCGGCCGGTCCGACCACGGGCGGGTGGCACGCGTCCGCGTACACCACCCGCCCGTACGGCTCACCGGTCCACGCGCTTGCCCTCCGGGCCGGTGTCGACGACCTCACCGACCTCGGCCGCCGCCGGGTCCAGTACGCGGGCCAGGAAGGTACGCGTGCGCTCGTGCTGCGGTGCGCCCACCACCCGGTCCGGCGGCCCCTGCTCGACGATCACCCCGCCGTCCATGAAGACCACCCGGTCGGCGACCTCCCGGGCGAAGCTCATCTCGTGCGTGACGACGAGCATCGTCATGCCCTCGTCGGCGAGCGACCGCATGACGGCGAGCACGTCACCCACGAGCTCCGGGTCGAGCGCGGAGGTCGGCTCGTCGAAGAGCATCAGCTCCGGGTCCATGGAGAGCGCACGGGCGATGGCCACCCGCTGCTGCTGGCCCCCGGAGAGCTGCGCCGGGTAGGAGTGCTCCTTGTCGCTCAGCCCGACGCGTGCCAGGTTGGCCCGCGCGGTCCGTTCCGCCTCGGCCTTCTCCCGGCGCAGCACCCGCCGCTGGGCGATCGTGAGGTTCTCCAGCGCGGTCAGGTGCGGGAAGAGGTTGAAGGACTGGAAGACCATCCCGATCCGGCGCCGTACCCGGTCGATGTCCACGTCCGGGTCGGTGACCTCGGTACCGGCCACCGTGACCCGCCCCGAGGTGGGCTCCTCCAGCAGGTTCACACAGCGCAGCAGCGTCGACTTCCCCGAGCCCGAGGGCCCGATGACGCACACCACCTCGCCGCGCCGCACCGTGAAGTCGATGCCCTTGAGCACTTCGAGGTCGCCGAAGGACTTGTGCAGCCCGGTGACCTCGATGGCGGTCGCGTCCCCGGCCGCCGGCGTCCCGTGTGCCTTCGCTGCGTCGGTCGTCATGCCGGTCACCTGGCCTTTGCCGTACGGGCCTCGAGCCGCCGGACCAGATGGCCGAGCGGGAGGGTGATGACGAGGTAGAGCAGGCCCGCCACCAGGATCGGGGTGAGGCTCTTGTACTGGTTGAGCGCGTCCCGGCCGAAGTTGGCCAGCTCGTACTGGCCGATCGAGAGGCCCAGCAGGTACACCAGCGAGGAGTCCTTGGTGAGCAGGATCAGCTCGTTGGTGAGCGGCGGCAGGACGATGCGGAAGGCCTGCGGGATGACGATGGAGACCATGGCCCGGCCGTGCGACATGCCGAGCGAGCGGGCCGCCTCGGTCTGCCCCTTGGGCACGGCCCGGATGCCCGCCCTGATGGTCTCCGCCATGTAGGCCGCGCCGACCAGCCCGAGGGAGAGCATCACGGTGATGTACTGGTCCAGCGCCACCTCGAAGGCGAGCGGCACACCGAAGCCCAGCGCGATGAAGACCAGAAGGGCGGGCACGCCGCGGAAGAACTCGATGTACGTGACGGCGATCCAGCGGTACGGCGGCACCGACGAGAGTCGCATCAGCGCCAGGACCAGTCCGAGCACCAGGCCGAACCCGAAGCCGAGCAGGGTGTAGATGACCGTGTTGACCAGCGCGGTGATGAGGATGTCGGGGAACAGGTCCTGGACGATGCGGACGTCGAAGAACGCCCGTTGCAACTGCTCCCAGTCGGCGACCAGCGCGACGACGACCACGACGAGGACCAGAAGGGCGTACTGCGACCCGCGGACCGCGCGGGTCCGCTGCCGTTTGGACAGGGGCATGCGTGCAGAGCTCCTCAGTGGTGGACGGCGCGGATCAGCTCTGCGGAGTGGTGCCGAACCACTTCTTGTAGATGCGGTCGTAACTGCCGTCGGACTTCGCCTTCTTCAGCGAGGCGTTGATCTGCTTCAGCAGCGCGTCGTTACCCTTGCGCACGCCGATCCCGTAGTGCTCTCCCGTGTCGAACTCGGCGGTGACCTCGGTGTCGGGGTTGGCCTTGACGTAGTCGAGCAGCACACCGTTGTCGTTGATGCCGGCGTCCACCTTGCCGGTCTTGACCGCGGTGAGCAGCAGCCCGAGGTCCTCGTACTCCACGAGGTCCACGTCGTCGCCCGCGTGCTTCTTGGCGTAGACGCCGCCGGTGGTGGCCTTCTGGTAGCCGAGCGTCTTGCCCCTGAGGTCCTCGAGCTTCTTGTAGGGCTCGCCCTTCTTCGTGATGAGCGCCTGGGTGGCGTTGAAGTACGGGTCGGAGAAGCCCATGACCTTCTTGCGCTCGGGCGTGATCGTCATGCCCGCCGCGGCCAGGTCGCACTTGCGAATGTTGAAGTCCTGGCCGGTCTCGATGCCCTCGAAGGGCGTGTTCACGATCTCCTGCTTGACCTTCATGTCCTTGGCCACGAGGTCCACGAGGTCCACGTCGAATCCGACGATCTTGTCGCCCTTCTTCACCTGGAACGGCGCGTACGGCAGGTGCGTACAGGTCTTGAGCGTCCCCTTGGACACCAGCTGCAATCCGGAACCCTGGTTCCCCTCGGACTTCGTGCTGGTGCAGCCGGCCGCCAGGGCGACGGCCGCGACGACGGCTATGACAGGCAGCGACGAGCGAGCTGACACCGGTCCTCCAGGGGGACGTGAAGATCAACAGCGGGGTATTGACACCGAGTTGGGCTGAATCCTGCCACCGGCCGTCTCCGCTGTCTCCGGCGCGAGGGTTGCGTCTGCATAACGACCTTGATCCGTACGCGCACGGAACGGCCCCGCCGCACATGGACGGGGCCGCGGTTCGCCGAGGGGTGTCAGGGGGAGACGAGGCCGGCGAGGGCGGAGACGGAGTCGGGGCCCACGCGGCAGCAGCCACCGATGAGGCGTGCGCCGCCCGCGGTCCACGCCGTCACCCGTTCCGGCGTGAAGGTCGCGTGACCGCGCCACGCACGCGCCTGCGCGTCCCACTCCTCACCGCTGTTCGGGTAGACCACGACAGGCTTGCCGGTCACCCGCGCCGCCAGCTCCACCGCCGCGTCCGCGTCCTCCGGTACGCAGCAGTTGACCCCGACGGCCACGATCTCCGCCGCCTCGGCGGCGAGCGCGAAAGCCTCCTCCAGCGGCTGCCCGGCCCGCGTCCGGTCGCCCTCGACGCTGTACGACAGCCAGGCCGGCACACCGAGGCCGCGCACCGCGCGCACCAGCGCCCGGCCCTCGTCCGCGTCCGGCACCGTCTCCAGCGCGAACACGTCGGGCTCCGCCGCCGCCAGCACCTCCAGCCGCGGCCGGTGGAACCGCTCCAGCTCGTCGACGCCCAGCCCGTACCGGCCGCGGTACTCGGAGCCGTCCGCGAGCATCGCGCCGTACGGACCCGCCGAGGCGGCGACGTACAGGGGGCCGGGCACGCCGCCCTCCGTGGCGCGCCGGGCCGCCTCCCGGGCCAGCTCCACACTGCGGCGCAACAGCCCGGCCGCCGCCTCGCGGCCGATGCCGCGCCGCGCGAAGCCCTCGAACGTGGCCTGGTAGCTGGACGTGATGGCGACCTGCGCGCCGGCTTCGTAGTACGCCTGGTGCGCGGCGGTGATCGCCTCCGGCTGTTCGGCGAGCAGCCGGGCCGACCACAGCTCGTCACTGAGGTCGTGCCCGGCCGATTCCAGCTGGTTGGACAGCCCGCCGTCGAGGACGACGGGGCCGCGGGCCAGGGCCGCCGCGAAGGCGGGGGAGGTAGTGCTCATGTCGAGCAGCCTGTCATCCGACCGGCCGGAACGTGAAGGCGAACGTGGCCGGAGCGGCGTCGAGGCGGTACCGCGGGAGCACCCCGGGGCCGCACGACCGGCTGCCGATTCCGTGCTGCGCGTGATCCAGATGGAGCCATACCCGGTCGCCGGGGGCCAAGTCCGGGGTGTGGCGGGCGGCGTCCAGCTCCTCGGTGGTCCACCGCCGGGCCGTGAGGAAGAAGTCCGGCTGCCCTTCGACGCGCAGTCCCGTGCCGTCCGCGCGCGTCAGCTCCGCCCACCGGACACCGATGCGCGCGCCGTTCTCCTGCGGCCGGACGTACGAGGTTCGGAGCTCGTCGACGGGCAGCTCCCAACGGCTCACGCGGGCCGCTGCGGACGTGTCCGGGTACGCCTCGCCCGGCCCGCCGCCGAACCACCGAACGGTCCCCACAGCGCCGTCCAGGCCCATCCGCACCCCCAGCCGCGGCAGCGGTACCGGCCAGTCGCCCTCCGGCGTCACGGCCACCTCCAGCCGCAGCGCCGCACCGTCCGAGGTCCAGCGGTACACCACCGTGAGGCCCAGCGACGTCGCGGCCGGCGCGACCCTGGAACGGACGACCAGCGTGTCCCCGTCCGCCGCCACCGCGTCCGTACGGTGCCGCATCCGGTGCAGCCCGATCCGCCGCCACTCCGGTCCGCAGCGCTGCCCCGGCTGCCACGGCGCACCCTCGTCGTTGTCCGTCGGTGCCCGCCAGACGTCCAGCCGCGGGCCGGCCACCGGGCGGTCGTCCAGCTTGGCCAGGACCCCGGTGGCGGCGTCGAAGAAGCCCGGACCGAGCGCGATCGTGCGGTCGGCGCCCCGCCGTGGAGCCACGGCGGGCGCGAGGGGACGCGGTACCGGGCGCGGCGCGGCCGGCAGCTGGCCCCACGCGACCTCGTGCCCGGCCGGCGCCCAGGCGGTGTCCTCGGCCAGCACCGCCCGCACCGTCCACAGAGCCTCACCGGCCGGGGCGCCGTCGGCAGGCGGCGGCAGCTTCAGCTCGGCGCTCTCGCCGGGCAGCAGGGGCGGCACCATGAGGGTCCCCTCCGCCTCGGTCCGGCCCTCGACCTCGTAACGCCAGGGGAAGACGAGCGCCGAGAGGTCGGCGAAGTCCTGCAGATTCGTGACGCGCACTGCCCCCGGGGCGGCGTCCGGTCCGGCCGCCTCGATGCGCACCGGCTCGATGACCTTCTTGTACTCGATCAGCCCGGGGGAGGGCGTGCGCTCCGGGAGGACCAGCCCGTCGCACACGAAGTTGCCGTCGTGCAGTTCCTCCCCGAAGTCGCCGCCGTACGCGTGGTACGCGACGCCGTCCGCGGTCTCCTGCCGCAGCCCGTGGTCGATCCACTCCCATACGAAGCCGCCCTGGCAGCGCTCGTACGTCTCGAACAGCCGCTGGTAGTCGCTCAGCC includes these proteins:
- a CDS encoding basic amino acid ABC transporter substrate-binding protein; the encoded protein is MSARSSLPVIAVVAAVALAAGCTSTKSEGNQGSGLQLVSKGTLKTCTHLPYAPFQVKKGDKIVGFDVDLVDLVAKDMKVKQEIVNTPFEGIETGQDFNIRKCDLAAAGMTITPERKKVMGFSDPYFNATQALITKKGEPYKKLEDLRGKTLGYQKATTGGVYAKKHAGDDVDLVEYEDLGLLLTAVKTGKVDAGINDNGVLLDYVKANPDTEVTAEFDTGEHYGIGVRKGNDALLKQINASLKKAKSDGSYDRIYKKWFGTTPQS
- a CDS encoding amino acid ABC transporter ATP-binding protein, giving the protein MTTDAAKAHGTPAAGDATAIEVTGLHKSFGDLEVLKGIDFTVRRGEVVCVIGPSGSGKSTLLRCVNLLEEPTSGRVTVAGTEVTDPDVDIDRVRRRIGMVFQSFNLFPHLTALENLTIAQRRVLRREKAEAERTARANLARVGLSDKEHSYPAQLSGGQQQRVAIARALSMDPELMLFDEPTSALDPELVGDVLAVMRSLADEGMTMLVVTHEMSFAREVADRVVFMDGGVIVEQGPPDRVVGAPQHERTRTFLARVLDPAAAEVGEVVDTGPEGKRVDR
- a CDS encoding amino acid ABC transporter permease, with the translated sequence MPLSKRQRTRAVRGSQYALLVLVVVVVALVADWEQLQRAFFDVRIVQDLFPDILITALVNTVIYTLLGFGFGLVLGLVLALMRLSSVPPYRWIAVTYIEFFRGVPALLVFIALGFGVPLAFEVALDQYITVMLSLGLVGAAYMAETIRAGIRAVPKGQTEAARSLGMSHGRAMVSIVIPQAFRIVLPPLTNELILLTKDSSLVYLLGLSIGQYELANFGRDALNQYKSLTPILVAGLLYLVITLPLGHLVRRLEARTAKAR
- a CDS encoding acetylxylan esterase, with amino-acid sequence MFVDMPLEDLRTYRPDRPEPAGFDAFWQRTLKETRTFPLDVRFTPVDVGLALLDTYDLEFSGFGGHRIRGWFLVPRGAARPLPCVVRYLGYGGGRSLPHDWLLWPAAGYATLVMDPRGQTGPNRSGDTPDPVGSANPSVGGMMTRGVLDPDECYFRRLYTDAVRAVEAAREHPAVDPDRIVVEGNSQGGAQALAVAGLVPGLAAALVRVPFMAHIRRAVEIAEAGPYTELAAYFAGERLHIDTALDTLDHFDGLNFAARAEAPALFGTGLADTITPASTGFAAYHHYAGPKDLRVWRFNGHEGGGAHHQADEVMFVRELFA
- the mmuM gene encoding homocysteine S-methyltransferase; this encodes MSTTSPAFAAALARGPVVLDGGLSNQLESAGHDLSDELWSARLLAEQPEAITAAHQAYYEAGAQVAITSSYQATFEGFARRGIGREAAAGLLRRSVELAREAARRATEGGVPGPLYVAASAGPYGAMLADGSEYRGRYGLGVDELERFHRPRLEVLAAAEPDVFALETVPDADEGRALVRAVRGLGVPAWLSYSVEGDRTRAGQPLEEAFALAAEAAEIVAVGVNCCVPEDADAAVELAARVTGKPVVVYPNSGEEWDAQARAWRGHATFTPERVTAWTAGGARLIGGCCRVGPDSVSALAGLVSP